The genomic interval TGTCTACGCATGGTGTTGACCTCTCGCTCTTGACTCAAGTCAATGACTGACCTTCACATCGGCCTTGGACCTGGCAGGAGACTCGCAAAGACTCCGGGATTTTTGCGCCTCGTTTCTGGCGAGGAAACCATAACCGGGACGAACGATGGCCGTGCGTGAGGCCGCGACCACAGTCCCTCCATAAGGTCCTTGCGCGACCACAGCCGTGCGCCTTGCCACCAAAGCGGATGCTGAGTTGCACCAAAGGCCTGAAGACAGGACGAGGCTCAGAAGGGCAAAATATCGTGTTTTCATAAAGGCATCCTCTCTTTATTCAGCGCATTAAAATGTGGAGCGGAACGTTCCCGGCGCAAAGGGAACCAGAGAGGCTCCTTCAGGGATTTGTGCGACGAACATGCTGTCGGCGATCTCGGTATTGAACTTCCACTCGCCGAAGGTGACTTCATACTCCGGCGCCTGGCTCAGGCTGCGGGTCGTGATCACGGATTTACAGATGAAGGTGTTGTCCCCCTGGGAAAGCCAGAGCTGCCAGTCAGCCAGCGGCGTGCGCACAGCGATATGCTCGCAATTACGACCGGCGATGCGACTCGTTCCGATATAGCGGGCTTTCTGCACGCTCTTCAGCGCCAGTTCACTCAGATCGCTGAGAAAGAGATCCGCCAGCGGGGCTTCAATATTCAAGCTGCCGAGTTTCGCCACGAGATCATCAATATCGCCAGCAAGATTTTCCTGAGCGTACTTTTTCTGAACCGGCTCGATGACGGTCAGGGATTTTCCGTCAAAGTAGGCTCTTTGATTCTCGTCACCGCTCTTGGTCGCGAAGATTTTGTCGGGACGCTTGAAGCGGACTTCCATCCGAAATGTTTTCTTGATCTTGAACTCATCCACAGGCTCGATTTCATCCAAGGTCGCAACCGCGTTCACGGAAATGCTCTGGGCCGATTCCAACCGGTCTGTGGCTTTTTTCAAAAGCCCGATAGCGCGGTCGTACGAAGCATCGGCCCATACCTGAGTGGAAACCATAAGCAAAGCTGTACCGGTGATAAAAGTCTTCATCATAGAAATTTTTCACTCCATACAAAAGCGTTCACAGGTTCTGTGTCTTTGTTCGGTTTTCTTACAACGCGCATTTTTTTTCGAAATTGGAATTGTTACCCGCTGGTGTTAACCCGGGGTGAATCACGCCCTCAAAGATCGATTAATTTATTTGTTAAGGGATGGCTCAGGCCGGTCCGCGCAGGCGCGTGCTTTTCATCAGGCGACTGATGATGTTGACGAGATTTTGTTTTTTGATGGGTTTGACGAGATAGGAATCACAGCCGGCTTGAATCGCGGCATCAATATCGGTCTGCAGGACGGA from Oligoflexus sp. carries:
- a CDS encoding DUF2092 domain-containing protein, with translation MMKTFITGTALLMVSTQVWADASYDRAIGLLKKATDRLESAQSISVNAVATLDEIEPVDEFKIKKTFRMEVRFKRPDKIFATKSGDENQRAYFDGKSLTVIEPVQKKYAQENLAGDIDDLVAKLGSLNIEAPLADLFLSDLSELALKSVQKARYIGTSRIAGRNCEHIAVRTPLADWQLWLSQGDNTFICKSVITTRSLSQAPEYEVTFGEWKFNTEIADSMFVAQIPEGASLVPFAPGTFRSTF